The DNA region ATGAGCGCTCTTGTCGAAGAACTCCGCTGGCGCGGGCTGCTGCAGGACATGACTGGAGGCGCGGCCGAGCATCTGGCGGAAATGCCGAGGCGTGGATACATCGGCTTTGATCCGACCGCGTCGAGCCTGCATGTGGGTAACCTGCTCGTGGTCATGGACCTCGTGCACCTGCAGCGGCACGGGCATACGCCGATCGCGCTGGTTGGCGGCGGCACTGGGCTCATCGGCGACCCGTCCGGTCGCGACACGGAGCGCCAACTGCTCACCAAGGAGCAGGCGGCTGAGAACGCCGAGGGCATCCGCGGCCAGCTGGAGCACTTCCTCGACTTCGAGGTCAAGCCGAACGCTGCCCTCATGCGCAACAACCTCGACTGGCTCAGTGAGCTCGCGCTCGTCGACTTCTTGAGGGACATCGGCAAGCACTTTTCGGTGAACCAGCTGATGGCGAAGGAGTCGGTGAGGCGGCGACTCGAGGATCCGGACGTGGGACTCTCCTACACCGAGTTCAGCTACATCCTCATGCAGTCCTACGACTTCCTGGAGCTGTACCGCCGCGACGGGTGCACGGTGCAATTCGGGGGCAGCGACCAGTGGGGCAACATCACGGCGGGCACCGACCTGATCCGGCGTGTCGATGGCGGGAAGGCGTTCGGCGTAGTCTCACCGCTCGTCACCAACGCTTCCGGTCGGAAGTTTGGAAAGACCGAGGCGGGCAGCGTTTGGCTCGACCCGGAGCTCACGTCCCCGTACGCGTTCTACCAGTTCTGGTTGAACACCGACGACGCCGATGCGGTGAAGTACCTCAAGTACTTCTCGCTGCTGTCGCGCGAGGAGATTTCCGAGCTCGAGGCGGCGACCGAATCGGAGCCGTACAGACGGTTGGCCCAGAAGGCGCTCGGAGAGGACGTGACGCGCCGGGTCCATGGTGAGACGGGCCTGGCGAAGGCGTTGCAGGCGACGGATGCGCTCTTCGGTGGGGATCTCTCCGGCCTGAGCGCCGGCGACATCGCGGACGTGTTCGGCGATGTGCCGTCCTCGGAAATCGGCACGGAGGAGCTCGCCGGGGAGGGCAAGCCGATCGTGGATCTTCTCGATGAGTCCGGCATCGCGACTTCGAAGGGCGACGCGCGCCGCTCGATCGAGGGGGGTGGTATCTATGTCAACAACCGTCGCGTAGAAAGCGTTGACTACCGAGTGACCACCGAAGATGCGATCGACGGGCGGTTCCTCGTGCTGCGAAAGGGGAAGAAGAGCTACCAATTGGTGGCGGTGAGCGGGGGCGCGTAGGCTCCCGCGAATAGGACGATCGCCGATGCCGATGCTTCGCCAGGCGCTCAGGTTCATCGTTCCCCGTCAGCGTCGAGCGCGAGTGGTCACAGTGCTCGCCGTCCTCTCGCTCGCGCTGGGAATCGCCGGCAACGCGGTGGTGTTCAGTCTCGTCGACTCGCTCATCCATCTCCGGCTCCCCTACACCGAGCCGGAGCGCATTGTCCTTCTCGGACAACGAGAGAATACGGAGCCCGACGCCGCGCTGGCGTCCATTCTCTCCGCGCTGCCGGTGTGGGCCGACTTCCGGGAGCGAAGCAGTACGCTGACGGAGTGGGCGGCGATCACGCTGAGCTTCATGAGCGTCTCGGACGAGGATCGCTCCGTCGCGGTGATGGTCGGATCCGCCACGCCGAGCTTCTTCCGCGTCCTGGGCGAGCAGACGGTCCGAGGAAGGGTGTTCACAGATCTCGAAGGCGTGGAGGGCGGGCCCAAGGTCGCGATTCTGACCTGGGACTATTGGCAGAACGCGATGGGTGCGATCGACGATCCGGTGGGCACGGTGCTCACGCTCGATGGCGTCGCTCATGAAGTCATCGGTGCGCTGCCCGACGGCTACGACTTCCTGACTCCCGACGTCGGCATCTGGCTGCCCATGCAGCAGAACCCGTACGAGAGCTCGCGCAGCGCCCGGGTCGCGATTTCCGTCGCACGCATGGCGCCGGGCGTGACGATGGCGCAAGTGAAGCGGGAGATGGCGCAGATCGCGGGGGAGCTCGAGGCCGAATACCCGGAGACGTTTCGCGGCTGGACCATGAGCGCGACGAACCTCGGCACTGAGTTCCCGGACCCGCAGAGCCGCACCTATTTGGCGATCCTGAGAGCCTCGGTCTTCTTCGTGCTGCTCATCGCGTGCGCGAACATCACCAACCTGCTGCTCGCTCGCAGCCAGGAGCGAACGCGTGAGATCGCCGTACGGACCGCTCTTGGGGCCGGCCGTCTGCGGATCTTGGGGCAATTGGGCCGGGAGAGTACGCTGATGGCCGTGTCGGGCGGCGTGATCGGACTTTCGCTTACCGCTGTCGGTATCCGGATCATCGGGGGCCGATTCGCCCAGCTGCCGTTCGTGCCGAGCCTATTCGAGCCGCGACTCGACACGACGGTCGTGTTGTTCACGGTCGCGATGACGCTGCTGTGTGCGCTCATCGTCGGGATCTTTCCCGCGCTCCAGAGCTTCCGTGTCGATCAGGTCGAAGCGCTCAAGCAGGGCCGGGGCGGGGGTGGGGGAGGGCACCGGGCACCCCGCCTCACCGCCGCCCTGGTGGTCGCTCAGATCGCTCTGTCGCTGGTAGCGCTGGGAGCCGGTCTCGCACTTGCACGCAGCTTCACGGACACGATGAACAAGGATCCAGGCTTCGAGGCCGAAGGTCTGCTCGCGATCGGGATCGAGGTCCCCGACTGGAAGTATGAGCTCCCCGAGGGAACCGAGCTCATTCAGCAGCTGCGGGATCGAGTCGAACGCCTTCCAGACGTGGTCGCCGCGGCGCTGGTCACGCCGCTCCCGAAGAACCTCGTCGTGGTGAAAGCGCCCTTGCTTCTCGCGGGGCAGGTCGAGGATGTCGGAGTCGTGCTTCCCCAGGCTCAGGGCGTCTGGGCTTCTCCGGAATTCCTCCAGGCGTTCGAGGTGCCACTACTGCAGGGGCGGTTCTTCGAGCCGGCGGATCGCAT from Gemmatimonadota bacterium includes:
- a CDS encoding tyrosine--tRNA ligase, whose amino-acid sequence is MSALVEELRWRGLLQDMTGGAAEHLAEMPRRGYIGFDPTASSLHVGNLLVVMDLVHLQRHGHTPIALVGGGTGLIGDPSGRDTERQLLTKEQAAENAEGIRGQLEHFLDFEVKPNAALMRNNLDWLSELALVDFLRDIGKHFSVNQLMAKESVRRRLEDPDVGLSYTEFSYILMQSYDFLELYRRDGCTVQFGGSDQWGNITAGTDLIRRVDGGKAFGVVSPLVTNASGRKFGKTEAGSVWLDPELTSPYAFYQFWLNTDDADAVKYLKYFSLLSREEISELEAATESEPYRRLAQKALGEDVTRRVHGETGLAKALQATDALFGGDLSGLSAGDIADVFGDVPSSEIGTEELAGEGKPIVDLLDESGIATSKGDARRSIEGGGIYVNNRRVESVDYRVTTEDAIDGRFLVLRKGKKSYQLVAVSGGA
- a CDS encoding ABC transporter permease; this translates as MPMLRQALRFIVPRQRRARVVTVLAVLSLALGIAGNAVVFSLVDSLIHLRLPYTEPERIVLLGQRENTEPDAALASILSALPVWADFRERSSTLTEWAAITLSFMSVSDEDRSVAVMVGSATPSFFRVLGEQTVRGRVFTDLEGVEGGPKVAILTWDYWQNAMGAIDDPVGTVLTLDGVAHEVIGALPDGYDFLTPDVGIWLPMQQNPYESSRSARVAISVARMAPGVTMAQVKREMAQIAGELEAEYPETFRGWTMSATNLGTEFPDPQSRTYLAILRASVFFVLLIACANITNLLLARSQERTREIAVRTALGAGRLRILGQLGRESTLMAVSGGVIGLSLTAVGIRIIGGRFAQLPFVPSLFEPRLDTTVVLFTVAMTLLCALIVGIFPALQSFRVDQVEALKQGRGGGGGGHRAPRLTAALVVAQIALSLVALGAGLALARSFTDTMNKDPGFEAEGLLAIGIEVPDWKYELPEGTELIQQLRDRVERLPDVVAAALVTPLPKNLVVVKAPLLLAGQVEDVGVVLPQAQGVWASPEFLQAFEVPLLQGRFFEPADRMGAEMVVVVNRALADRHFADRNPVGQHVTFLDRSREIVGVIGNVQQGIVPESGGGFGDVVYLPVAQNPRATYYLVVRTAGTPRAVADPIRAEVRNLDADLAVNTVETMQEYAARYTVTLSLFNDILSAFGVLALLLASLGTYGVIAYSVAQRSQEIGVRMTLGADARTVVGMIAMQGLKMTVLGLAIGTVLLVPLMAVISNVLRGFGLEPVAPLTLVYVGLVLFTVSAVASVVPATRAATVDPVSVLRAD